In Paraburkholderia terrae, a genomic segment contains:
- a CDS encoding LysR family transcriptional regulator gives MADDAGGRVRRLKMRHLAVIHEIGRTGSLQKASERLSLSQSAVSKALAEAETLLDAQLFERTAFGSRPTLQGSVILRYSSNVMAELDRAEEEREALLKGETGKLTVGIFTPVALWEALAQTVNAFIEAAPRVKLSLRQASMEKLLSELDADDLDLVIGRWSHWPVPGAIATETLFSDGGPVFVARAAHPLMGKSVTFAELVKFPWCLPEMPSVLYSALQDELVSAGLKFPERVVHSHVYTVNMAMCARSDTIALLPAFAVKQMHELHGVCRIDCPLSLTTAPLSAMWKPESPGREIAARFIAQLRRAIEG, from the coding sequence TTGGCTGACGATGCAGGCGGGCGTGTTCGCCGTCTCAAGATGCGGCATCTCGCGGTGATTCATGAGATCGGACGAACGGGAAGCCTTCAGAAGGCGAGTGAACGCTTGAGCCTGTCGCAATCGGCGGTATCGAAAGCGCTCGCGGAAGCAGAGACGCTGCTGGATGCGCAGCTTTTCGAAAGGACCGCGTTCGGATCGCGCCCGACGCTTCAGGGCAGTGTGATTCTTCGTTACAGCTCGAACGTGATGGCGGAACTCGACCGCGCCGAGGAAGAGCGAGAGGCGTTGCTGAAAGGCGAGACGGGCAAGTTGACGGTGGGCATATTCACACCCGTAGCGCTATGGGAGGCGCTGGCTCAAACGGTAAATGCTTTTATTGAGGCCGCACCGCGGGTAAAGCTCTCCTTGCGCCAGGCATCGATGGAGAAGCTCTTGAGCGAGCTCGATGCCGACGATCTCGATCTCGTGATAGGCCGCTGGTCTCACTGGCCCGTGCCGGGTGCTATCGCGACGGAAACACTGTTCAGCGATGGCGGTCCGGTATTCGTTGCCCGTGCGGCGCATCCATTGATGGGGAAAAGCGTTACGTTCGCCGAGTTGGTGAAGTTTCCGTGGTGTCTGCCGGAAATGCCGAGTGTCCTTTACTCTGCGCTTCAGGACGAACTGGTATCGGCGGGGCTGAAATTCCCCGAGAGGGTGGTGCATTCGCACGTGTACACCGTGAACATGGCGATGTGCGCGCGCTCGGACACGATTGCGCTGTTGCCCGCCTTCGCGGTCAAGCAGATGCACGAGCTTCACGGTGTGTGCCGTATCGATTGTCCGTTGTCTTTGACTACGGCTCCGTTGTCGGCGATGTGGAAGCCCGAGTCGCCCGGACGGGAGATCGCGGCCCGCTTCATCGCGCAATTGCGACGCGCGATCGAGGGTTGA
- a CDS encoding porin, with protein MVRTRIASTLLAATATLAASAQSAHAQSSVELAGLISAGLNYASNVNGKSSTYMGPAGVQRPNSLVFRGTEDLGGDLKAYFLLSSMFNIANGTNTGGPGSLFSRESYVGMSKDGWGSIQAGSSRDFLFDLSWNGYTGAYYAGIVGAHQGPFAGFGGPLGPGGNFDLDRLNGEPLNNSIKFNSANYGGFTFGAMYGFGGVAGSFGANASESFGANFSNALFGIGAAYTSAKYASMNAGRDGIRNAGIGGNIRPGPWKFAFTATWSQNTQNGAQVRAYDTTVGYNFTPTLTATLTYTYMNANAVLKDRHANQLAGVVIYNLSRRTSVYAEVLAQNAAGVGALAQINGTPSASSSRNQTVVTFGIQNLF; from the coding sequence ATGGTCAGAACACGAATCGCCTCCACGCTTCTCGCCGCAACTGCCACCCTGGCAGCCAGCGCACAATCCGCACACGCACAAAGCTCGGTTGAACTGGCTGGCCTGATCAGCGCGGGACTTAACTACGCCAGCAACGTGAACGGCAAGAGTTCGACATATATGGGCCCCGCAGGCGTCCAGCGTCCGAATAGCCTTGTCTTTCGCGGTACGGAAGATCTGGGCGGGGATCTCAAAGCCTACTTCCTGCTCTCGTCGATGTTCAACATCGCGAACGGCACGAATACAGGCGGACCAGGGTCGCTGTTTTCGAGGGAATCGTACGTCGGTATGTCGAAGGATGGATGGGGTTCCATCCAGGCCGGTTCGAGCCGTGATTTCCTGTTCGATCTGTCGTGGAACGGGTACACAGGCGCCTACTACGCGGGCATCGTAGGCGCACACCAGGGCCCCTTCGCGGGCTTCGGCGGACCGCTGGGACCCGGCGGCAACTTCGACCTCGATCGCCTCAATGGCGAGCCGCTGAACAACAGCATCAAGTTCAACTCCGCGAACTATGGCGGATTCACCTTCGGGGCCATGTACGGGTTCGGCGGAGTTGCTGGCAGCTTCGGTGCGAACGCCTCAGAGAGCTTCGGCGCCAACTTTTCCAACGCGCTCTTCGGCATCGGTGCAGCCTATACGAGTGCCAAATATGCGTCGATGAACGCGGGACGCGACGGCATACGAAATGCCGGCATTGGCGGAAACATCCGTCCGGGTCCGTGGAAATTCGCATTCACGGCGACGTGGTCACAAAACACACAGAACGGCGCACAGGTGCGCGCTTACGACACCACAGTCGGCTACAACTTCACGCCGACCCTCACGGCGACGCTGACATACACGTACATGAACGCAAACGCGGTGCTGAAAGACCGCCATGCGAATCAGCTGGCGGGTGTCGTCATCTATAACCTCTCGCGTCGTACCTCGGTATATGCCGAAGTACTGGCGCAAAACGCTGCCGGCGTCGGCGCACTTGCGCAAATCAACGGAACGCCTAGTGCGTCCAGTTCACGCAATCAGACGGTCGTCACATTCGGCATCCAGAACCTTTTCTAA
- a CDS encoding carboxylesterase family protein, protein MKLQSQIERPVSKTASGQVRGVARNGAAIWLGIPYGRAQGHAGAFSPVEAVEPWDGYRDCADKPAVFFQSRSRLASIMGDSIDEYRQSDDAFTVNVFAPQDAHGLPVLVFIHGGAFGSGGGTHWYNAEHLAVRGNLVVVTINYRLGMWGNIAHPDAPTNNALRDVVAALKWLNENISAFGGDAANVTLSGQSAGAAITRLLTLTPSTKGLFQRAIMISYPGRITAAASEMREVTGEVMASLQLTSVAELARRPAHDILAATATVAQRRKGPIGPGAPVFRPYVDDDLLFDWVDDIDQSVSHAHCTDVIAGFTKDEIAAFVWERAEKINDSPATVVEWFKSAYGSHAAAAYDLLASKRPGATPYSQLVDGMSDLMFARPAVEIAKTYGRAGTAWLYRFDVHTAQSFLMAPHCMELPFFFDNLADWNDAPMLQGLSESGLQSLATRFSRCIVNFVRHGDPTLPGWNPFSEAHPGLTTFDLP, encoded by the coding sequence ATGAAACTCCAGTCTCAAATCGAACGTCCCGTTTCCAAAACAGCTTCAGGCCAGGTTCGCGGTGTCGCGCGTAATGGAGCAGCCATCTGGTTGGGCATCCCATACGGCCGCGCGCAAGGTCACGCCGGCGCATTTTCACCCGTCGAAGCGGTTGAACCATGGGATGGCTACCGGGATTGCGCTGACAAACCCGCTGTGTTTTTTCAGTCTCGCAGTCGACTCGCGTCCATCATGGGCGATTCAATCGACGAGTACCGTCAATCCGATGACGCGTTTACCGTCAATGTCTTCGCGCCGCAGGACGCACACGGGTTGCCCGTGCTCGTGTTCATTCACGGCGGCGCATTCGGTTCCGGAGGCGGGACGCATTGGTACAACGCGGAACACCTCGCCGTGCGCGGCAACCTCGTGGTCGTCACGATCAACTATCGGCTCGGGATGTGGGGAAATATCGCTCATCCCGACGCGCCCACCAACAATGCACTGAGAGACGTCGTCGCGGCACTGAAGTGGCTCAACGAGAACATTTCGGCATTTGGCGGCGATGCTGCGAACGTCACCCTGTCCGGACAGTCCGCGGGCGCCGCCATCACGCGGCTTCTCACTCTCACGCCTTCGACCAAAGGTCTTTTCCAACGCGCGATCATGATCAGCTACCCCGGCCGGATCACGGCTGCTGCGAGCGAAATGCGCGAGGTCACCGGCGAGGTGATGGCATCGCTTCAGCTCACCTCCGTCGCCGAACTGGCTCGACGACCGGCTCACGACATTCTCGCTGCGACCGCGACAGTCGCGCAGAGACGCAAGGGTCCCATCGGACCGGGTGCGCCCGTGTTCCGGCCATATGTCGATGACGATCTGCTGTTCGACTGGGTGGACGATATCGATCAATCCGTTTCCCACGCGCACTGCACCGACGTTATCGCAGGCTTCACCAAAGACGAAATTGCAGCGTTCGTCTGGGAGCGCGCGGAGAAGATCAACGATTCTCCCGCCACCGTGGTGGAATGGTTCAAGAGCGCGTACGGGTCGCATGCAGCCGCGGCTTATGACCTTCTTGCGTCGAAGCGGCCGGGGGCGACGCCCTACAGCCAACTCGTCGATGGCATGTCCGATCTGATGTTCGCGCGGCCCGCGGTTGAAATTGCAAAAACGTATGGAAGGGCTGGAACCGCCTGGCTGTATCGCTTCGATGTTCACACGGCTCAGTCGTTCCTGATGGCGCCGCACTGCATGGAATTGCCGTTCTTCTTCGATAACCTCGCCGATTGGAACGACGCGCCCATGCTTCAAGGGCTCTCTGAAAGCGGCCTGCAGTCGCTCGCGACACGGTTCAGTCGTTGCATCGTCAACTTCGTTCGCCACGGCGATCCGACATTGCCTGGGTGGAATCCATTTTCGGAAGCGCATCCAGGCCTGACGACTTTCGATCTTCCCTGA
- a CDS encoding MFS transporter has translation MIAVDGFDTSAIAYVAPALTHIWHLPHAAMTPAFIATSVGAVLGYLLSGAIAKRMSRRSEIALATLAFAAFSLLTVVSSGILMLSVIRFFTAVCLGLVVPASISLAADSAPDHARASATIAAATGLSAGSAFGGLLSAKLIAEFGWEAVFIAGGLVPVLLLPAIRYAIPREQTQTSAPIDMHRTIDDPVSGKTRGLLAPGLVTDTTTVWLVAFLGFLVTYLFIFWTPMLLLSYGFTASSAALGAAASAFGGITGNVLLFLLERRLGVQRSLIITISITMVCIAGFQMDGLSQWAVLLLIFGVGIGTTSACVGQATLATVLYPKALRTTGVGYAAAVGRFGAIIGPSLGGFLISLGMSAQRIVLLSCVPLTIVAIVLIFSHTRITLQRKALTLS, from the coding sequence GTGATCGCCGTCGATGGCTTCGACACCTCGGCAATCGCCTACGTGGCACCTGCTCTCACCCATATCTGGCATCTACCCCACGCGGCCATGACGCCCGCGTTCATCGCGACTAGCGTGGGCGCCGTGCTGGGTTATCTGCTCAGCGGAGCCATTGCGAAGCGGATGTCCCGTCGATCCGAGATCGCGCTAGCAACGCTGGCCTTCGCTGCGTTTTCGCTGCTCACGGTGGTTTCGTCCGGCATCCTGATGCTTTCCGTCATCCGGTTCTTCACGGCGGTCTGCCTCGGTCTGGTCGTCCCGGCCTCGATCTCACTTGCAGCGGACAGTGCGCCCGACCATGCGCGCGCATCGGCGACCATCGCGGCAGCGACGGGTCTTTCGGCGGGCAGCGCGTTTGGCGGCCTGCTGTCGGCGAAGCTGATCGCGGAGTTCGGCTGGGAGGCGGTGTTCATCGCCGGCGGTCTGGTGCCCGTGCTGCTGCTACCTGCAATCCGGTATGCCATACCGCGCGAACAAACACAGACCAGCGCTCCAATCGACATGCATCGAACCATCGACGACCCAGTGTCCGGGAAGACTCGCGGTCTCCTGGCCCCGGGCCTCGTCACCGATACAACCACCGTCTGGCTGGTCGCATTTCTTGGTTTCCTCGTCACGTACCTGTTTATCTTCTGGACGCCGATGCTACTGCTCTCGTACGGCTTCACGGCTTCGAGCGCCGCATTGGGCGCAGCGGCGAGCGCATTCGGCGGCATTACCGGCAATGTGCTGTTGTTTCTGCTGGAAAGACGGCTCGGCGTGCAGCGTTCGCTGATCATCACGATCTCGATCACGATGGTGTGCATCGCCGGCTTCCAGATGGACGGGCTCAGCCAATGGGCGGTACTGCTGCTTATCTTCGGCGTCGGCATCGGAACAACGAGCGCCTGTGTCGGCCAGGCGACGCTCGCAACCGTGCTGTATCCGAAAGCGTTGAGGACGACAGGTGTCGGATATGCGGCGGCCGTAGGACGGTTCGGCGCGATTATTGGGCCTTCCCTTGGTGGATTCCTGATTTCCCTTGGCATGAGTGCGCAACGCATCGTGTTGCTCAGCTGCGTTCCACTGACGATCGTCGCTATCGTGCTGATCTTTTCACATACGCGGATAACGTTGCAAAGAAAGGCCTTGACACTGAGCTAG
- a CDS encoding MFS transporter: MRPFNGFLVLAGTLLTAAGYGGTFLLSMRFRYIGGNDVDTGLTLVGAMVGTFVGVPLVGWLSHHRIGAARMAALAALCVGMGVAGFAVIERVSVLDAIPAFLVGLGWGAFYLAAPMSLAERTNDSDRGYWFLRFGTFQMAGIGGCPALAGVAIHSLHWSLSGVLYTVSGLCVVASVILEMFARLSPVSFVPPVQDRWWRGIGAIARTRAMYPIIMVALGACVFSGLMTFQMSLVQGTHAQATTFFSLYAITVVTVRWAFSRLVINLRRETATKVLLVMMVLGIAAMFAVPYHVSAHAAAAVLLGTGYGLAYPVIQTQAVNDSAAVHRRAALTWFVAAYFIGVFGFPSVGGWVLVHAGKDALLTLIAICGLTALTLAFLGDRGRVDARSAKA; encoded by the coding sequence ATGCGTCCATTCAACGGCTTTCTCGTTCTCGCCGGTACCCTGCTCACGGCGGCAGGATACGGCGGGACGTTTCTTCTTTCGATGCGCTTCAGGTACATCGGCGGCAATGACGTCGACACCGGGCTTACGCTCGTGGGTGCGATGGTGGGCACCTTTGTCGGTGTTCCGCTGGTCGGCTGGCTTTCGCATCACCGCATCGGCGCGGCGCGGATGGCCGCGCTTGCGGCCTTATGCGTGGGCATGGGCGTCGCGGGTTTCGCAGTGATCGAGCGTGTCAGCGTGCTCGATGCGATTCCCGCGTTTCTCGTGGGTTTGGGCTGGGGCGCGTTCTATCTCGCGGCGCCGATGTCGCTTGCCGAGCGAACCAATGATTCGGATCGCGGTTACTGGTTTCTGCGCTTTGGCACTTTCCAGATGGCGGGAATCGGCGGCTGCCCTGCGCTGGCAGGCGTCGCCATACATTCGTTGCACTGGTCGCTTAGCGGTGTGCTCTATACGGTCAGCGGGCTTTGTGTGGTCGCGTCGGTGATACTGGAAATGTTCGCCCGGCTGTCGCCCGTTTCGTTCGTGCCGCCGGTCCAGGACAGATGGTGGCGTGGCATCGGCGCCATTGCGCGCACGCGTGCGATGTATCCGATCATCATGGTCGCGCTGGGCGCCTGCGTCTTCTCAGGCTTGATGACGTTTCAGATGTCGCTGGTGCAGGGAACGCATGCGCAGGCAACTACCTTCTTCAGCCTGTACGCGATAACCGTCGTGACCGTACGTTGGGCCTTCTCCCGGCTGGTCATCAATCTGCGCCGCGAAACTGCAACGAAGGTGCTGCTCGTCATGATGGTGCTGGGCATCGCAGCGATGTTCGCGGTGCCGTACCATGTATCCGCTCATGCTGCCGCCGCCGTTCTGCTTGGCACAGGATACGGGCTTGCCTATCCCGTCATCCAGACCCAGGCGGTCAACGATTCCGCCGCCGTGCATCGTCGCGCCGCACTGACGTGGTTCGTTGCGGCGTACTTCATCGGGGTCTTCGGCTTTCCGTCTGTGGGCGGGTGGGTATTGGTACACGCGGGCAAGGACGCGCTACTGACACTGATCGCGATATGCGGCCTGACGGCTCTCACGCTCGCATTCCTGGGCGACCGGGGGCGTGTTGACGCGCGTTCGGCAAAAGCGTAG
- the andAa gene encoding anthranilate 1,2-dioxygenase system ferredoxin--NAD(+) reductase translates to MSNERHVIVGAGHAARRAAETLRALNADVDIVMFGDEPHAPYDRPVLSKDALTSEAGERKAFIRQHDWYAAQRIDLRLSSAVVEIDRTRACVRLRDGSTVGYDRLLLATGSRVRRFSGPVDERVQLHYVRTLADARALRAVLSPGKRVAILGGGFIGLEVAAAATQAGCRATVIEPAPALLQRALPQSVAQHIAALHERNGVELRLGTMPAAIAYENGCASIQSDAGAVSADVVVVGIGVMPNVELAQACGLEVRNGVVVDEQCRTSDPAVFAAGEVTMHANPLLGRSVRIESWQVAENQPVVAAENMLGGRAVYAELPWLWSDQFDCNVQTLGIVEPQHRLVTRGDAVTGSFCVMALDDTARMRAAIAVNAGREIGACRRLISAGAIMDEARLADSSVSLRSLL, encoded by the coding sequence ATGTCGAATGAACGGCACGTGATCGTGGGTGCGGGGCATGCGGCGCGGCGCGCGGCGGAGACGCTGCGCGCACTGAACGCGGACGTGGACATCGTCATGTTCGGCGACGAGCCGCATGCGCCGTATGACCGCCCGGTATTGTCGAAAGACGCGCTGACCTCCGAAGCAGGCGAGCGGAAGGCTTTCATCCGGCAGCACGACTGGTATGCGGCGCAGCGGATCGATTTGCGCCTGTCGTCGGCCGTCGTCGAAATCGACCGGACGCGGGCATGTGTGCGGCTGCGCGATGGCAGCACTGTCGGCTATGACAGGCTGCTGCTCGCAACGGGCTCGCGTGTGCGCCGCTTCAGCGGCCCAGTGGATGAACGCGTGCAACTGCACTATGTCCGCACGCTCGCCGATGCGCGGGCGTTGCGCGCCGTTCTGTCGCCGGGCAAGCGTGTTGCTATCTTGGGCGGTGGCTTTATCGGGCTCGAAGTGGCCGCCGCCGCGACCCAGGCGGGCTGCAGGGCGACGGTGATCGAGCCTGCGCCGGCGCTGCTGCAACGCGCGCTGCCGCAGAGCGTGGCGCAACACATTGCAGCTTTGCACGAGCGAAACGGCGTCGAATTGCGTCTCGGCACGATGCCGGCTGCAATCGCCTACGAGAACGGATGTGCATCCATCCAGAGCGATGCGGGCGCCGTCAGTGCGGATGTCGTCGTAGTCGGAATCGGCGTCATGCCGAACGTCGAACTCGCGCAAGCCTGCGGGCTTGAGGTCCGCAACGGCGTTGTGGTCGATGAACAGTGCCGTACCAGCGACCCTGCGGTCTTCGCGGCAGGCGAAGTGACGATGCACGCCAATCCGCTGCTTGGCCGCAGTGTCAGGATCGAGTCCTGGCAGGTGGCGGAGAACCAACCCGTCGTCGCGGCGGAAAACATGCTAGGCGGTCGCGCGGTATACGCGGAGTTGCCGTGGCTCTGGTCAGATCAGTTCGACTGCAATGTGCAGACGCTGGGCATCGTTGAGCCGCAGCATCGTCTCGTCACCCGTGGGGACGCTGTCACCGGTTCGTTCTGTGTCATGGCGCTGGACGACACGGCGCGTATGAGGGCGGCGATTGCCGTCAATGCGGGACGCGAGATCGGCGCATGCAGGCGTTTGATTTCGGCAGGTGCAATCATGGACGAAGCGCGGCTCGCGGATTCATCCGTTTCACTGCGGTCGCTGCTGTGA
- the andAb gene encoding anthranilate 1,2-dioxygenase ferredoxin subunit AndAb gives MEAKIDNWQAIGTLDDFAEGEPAAVIAGDRQIAVFRIGDEVFALNDLCTHGHARLSEGYVEDGCVECPLHQGLIDIRTGAPRCAPITEAVRAFPIRIVEARVEVNVE, from the coding sequence ATGGAAGCGAAGATTGACAACTGGCAGGCGATTGGCACGCTCGACGACTTTGCCGAAGGCGAGCCCGCGGCCGTGATCGCAGGCGATCGGCAGATTGCGGTGTTTCGTATCGGCGACGAAGTGTTTGCGTTGAACGATCTCTGCACGCACGGACACGCGCGGCTCTCGGAAGGGTACGTGGAAGACGGCTGCGTCGAATGTCCGCTGCATCAGGGGCTGATCGACATCCGCACGGGTGCGCCGCGTTGCGCGCCCATCACGGAGGCGGTGCGCGCATTCCCGATCCGTATCGTCGAGGCGAGGGTGGAAGTCAATGTCGAATGA
- the andAd gene encoding anthranilate 1,2-dioxygenase small subunit AndAd: MDQMKLWFELNMLQNQYISNLDNDRLEAWPTLFTEDCLYEIVPKENADMGLPVGIIHCTNQKMLRDRVVSLRHANIFEEHTYRHMTSGLTITSDQDDVIETESSYVVVQTLANGESNVYQAGKYYDRVVRTADGLRYRSKRVVYDTSRVQTLLATPI; encoded by the coding sequence ATGGATCAGATGAAGCTTTGGTTCGAGTTGAACATGCTGCAAAACCAGTACATCAGCAATCTCGACAACGACAGGCTCGAAGCGTGGCCGACGCTCTTTACGGAAGACTGCCTGTACGAGATCGTGCCGAAAGAAAACGCGGATATGGGCTTGCCCGTCGGCATCATTCATTGCACGAACCAGAAGATGCTGCGCGATCGCGTCGTGTCGCTGCGTCACGCCAATATTTTCGAAGAACACACCTACCGGCACATGACATCGGGCCTGACGATCACGAGTGACCAGGACGACGTGATCGAAACGGAAAGCAGCTATGTCGTGGTGCAGACGCTGGCGAACGGCGAGTCGAACGTGTATCAGGCGGGCAAGTACTACGACCGCGTCGTGCGGACGGCAGACGGGCTGCGCTACCGAAGCAAGCGGGTGGTATACGACACGTCGCGCGTGCAGACGCTGCTCGCAACGCCGATCTGA
- the andAc gene encoding anthranilate 1,2-dioxygenase large subunit AndAc, with product MEMVETPVSFRNTQDTDMVQFPRDDGSRVPYKVFSSQAVYEREQERIFRGPTWNFVALEAEIPNPGDFKSTFVGDTPVVVTRTEDGSLSAWVNRCAHRGASVCRKARGNATSHTCVYHQWSFDNSGNLLGVPFRRGQKGMTGMPPDFDPKQHSLRKLRVDSYRGLVFASFSDAVAPLPDYLGAEMRPWIDRIFHKPIEYLGCTRQYSKSNWKLYLENVKDPYHASMLHLFHTTFNIFRVGMKARSIPDATHGLHSIITVTKTGEDTSAAYKQQQIRSFDEGFALEDDSILGLVSEYEEDTTNHIQPIFPQLVIQQIHNTLVARQLLAKGPNNFELIFHFFGYADDTPELRALRIKQANLVGPAGYISMEDTEATELVQRGTVRDADATSVIEMSRSNPDQQDTVITESLIRRFWVGYQKLMGY from the coding sequence ATGGAAATGGTCGAGACGCCTGTCAGCTTCAGAAACACGCAGGACACGGACATGGTGCAGTTCCCGCGCGACGACGGCTCGCGCGTGCCCTACAAGGTGTTCAGCTCGCAAGCGGTGTACGAGCGCGAGCAGGAGCGTATCTTTCGCGGCCCGACGTGGAATTTCGTTGCGCTCGAAGCGGAGATTCCGAACCCGGGCGATTTCAAGAGCACGTTTGTCGGCGATACGCCCGTGGTCGTCACGCGCACCGAGGATGGTTCGCTGTCGGCATGGGTCAACCGCTGCGCGCATCGAGGCGCATCCGTGTGCCGCAAGGCGCGCGGCAACGCGACGTCGCACACGTGCGTATATCACCAGTGGAGCTTCGACAACAGCGGCAATCTTCTGGGCGTGCCGTTCCGCCGCGGACAGAAGGGCATGACGGGCATGCCGCCCGACTTCGACCCCAAGCAGCACAGCCTGCGCAAGCTGCGCGTGGACAGCTATCGCGGCCTCGTCTTCGCGAGTTTCAGCGACGCAGTCGCACCGCTGCCCGACTATCTCGGCGCGGAAATGCGGCCCTGGATCGATCGCATCTTTCACAAGCCGATCGAGTATCTCGGCTGCACACGGCAATACTCGAAGTCCAACTGGAAGCTGTATCTCGAGAACGTGAAGGACCCGTATCACGCGAGCATGCTGCATCTGTTCCATACGACCTTCAACATTTTCCGTGTCGGCATGAAGGCGCGATCGATTCCCGATGCGACGCACGGCCTGCACAGCATCATTACGGTGACGAAGACGGGCGAGGACACATCGGCGGCCTACAAGCAGCAACAGATCCGCTCGTTCGATGAAGGCTTCGCGCTGGAAGACGATTCGATCCTCGGGCTCGTTTCCGAATATGAGGAAGACACCACCAACCATATCCAGCCGATCTTTCCTCAACTGGTGATCCAGCAGATCCACAACACGCTGGTCGCGCGCCAGCTGCTGGCAAAAGGTCCGAACAACTTCGAGCTGATCTTCCATTTCTTCGGCTATGCCGACGACACGCCGGAACTTCGCGCGCTTCGCATCAAGCAGGCGAACCTCGTCGGACCAGCGGGCTATATCTCGATGGAAGACACGGAAGCGACCGAACTCGTGCAGCGAGGCACGGTGCGCGACGCGGACGCGACGTCGGTGATCGAGATGTCGCGCAGCAATCCGGACCAGCAGGACACGGTGATCACGGAAAGCCTGATTCGACGGTTCTGGGTCGGATATCAGAAGCTGATGGGCTATTGA
- the andR gene encoding anthranilate 1,2-dioxygenase regulatory protein AndR: protein MRSALRLPALRRHRLFESVDLDETRELISRVMQPHSLFPRGHTHGRSHMDFVRVGRLGIGTIQFGGAIQVDVEAVDGYFLMMFCVTGSAEVHTAGRKIVVDDQHAVIRAPGEPFSALLSPDCEQLVMRIDAAALNGDSASLFDAGAAVSLESGPMRAWKEQLKLVASSPDLLNVAAQNPAVGAHVESLLVGLLCSHDTGHGTSPPSTIAPLFVRRAEEFMAANLAAPMQLPDIARAAGVPVRTLTEGFLRFRNVSPISLMRQMRLDRARQAIRESTPDVRVATIALDSGFTHFGRFAQAYRERFGELPSETARRELLR, encoded by the coding sequence ATGAGATCCGCTCTTCGACTCCCCGCATTGCGACGCCACCGGCTCTTCGAATCGGTCGACCTCGACGAGACGCGCGAACTGATTTCACGCGTCATGCAGCCGCATTCGCTGTTTCCGCGCGGCCACACGCACGGCCGTTCTCACATGGACTTCGTGCGGGTGGGACGGCTCGGCATCGGCACGATTCAATTCGGCGGTGCGATCCAGGTGGATGTCGAAGCCGTCGACGGATACTTCCTGATGATGTTTTGCGTCACCGGCAGTGCGGAGGTCCACACGGCTGGCAGGAAGATCGTCGTGGACGACCAGCACGCCGTGATTCGCGCACCCGGCGAGCCGTTCAGTGCGCTGCTGTCGCCCGATTGCGAACAGCTGGTGATGCGGATCGACGCGGCGGCGCTGAATGGCGACAGTGCTTCCCTCTTCGACGCGGGCGCTGCCGTATCACTCGAAAGCGGCCCGATGCGTGCATGGAAAGAACAGTTGAAACTGGTCGCCAGTTCGCCTGATCTGCTGAACGTGGCCGCTCAGAATCCCGCTGTGGGCGCGCATGTCGAATCGCTGCTGGTCGGCCTGTTGTGCAGTCACGATACGGGCCACGGGACATCCCCGCCATCGACCATCGCGCCGTTGTTCGTTCGCCGCGCCGAAGAGTTCATGGCCGCCAACCTCGCCGCGCCGATGCAGTTGCCGGACATCGCCCGCGCCGCGGGCGTGCCCGTGAGAACGCTGACCGAGGGGTTCTTGCGGTTTCGCAACGTCAGCCCGATCAGCCTGATGCGGCAGATGCGGCTCGACCGCGCGCGTCAGGCCATTCGGGAAAGCACGCCTGATGTGCGGGTCGCGACTATCGCGCTGGATTCCGGCTTCACCCATTTCGGCCGGTTCGCTCAGGCATACCGTGAGCGGTTTGGCGAACTTCCATCGGAAACAGCGCGGCGCGAATTGCTGCGTTGA